AACGATGGGTACTAAAGTGTTTTTAAGTCAATATTTGGAAAAATCAAACAATTTTTTTCTTATATAATTATCGAGAAATGTTCTGTTATTGATAAAAATGCATGAATAGCGATTTCTGAATGTGTCTTTCTCGGAGATAAAAAAGCTCTTGCTGAATGGTTAATTTTTCAATGTGGGGACAACAGTGCCTTTATTGATGCATTTTCTATAGTGAAAGTGAAAAATAAAAATTTTTATTAATCAATATTTTATGTGGAAATAGAAAATAATCACATGAAAACATAACTTTCCCCTGTCACTTTTTCATCGTCATTGCACAACTCATACGAAGGCCAATAAAAACCGATTTGTTGAAGCAATTGACGAGGGAAAAATGAAAAAACGTAATGCTGCCTCTCCTGCTCTGGGGCTGAGTTTTAAGAAACGCTTATTTTTCACGAATATGCTGGCGATAAATTCTGCGTTATTCGTGGGGGCGACTGCTGTTCCTGTTAGCGTCTACGCTGCTGGTGAAAATGACACGATCGCTTTTTCTATTCCGGCGGGCGATCTGCAAAAAGGATTATTGGCGATTGCCAATCAAAGCAAGCAGACGCTCTCTTTTAATCCTGCGCTGGTGGCGAACTATCAAAGTGCGGCGCTGAATGGTAATTATTCGACGCGTCAGGCTATTTTGCGGTTATTGCAAGGTACGCCTTTATTGCTGACGACGACGGATAACGGCACGCTAACCATTGTTTCTTCTCGCGCCAATGATGCAGAAGTCGCACAGGCTAACGACAAAACGCTGCCCGCGATTACGGTCAGTGCAGAGAGTGAAGATGAAACCGTCTTGAACCCTGGCACGTCGTCTTCGGCATTACGTACCAGCACCTCGTTGCAGCAAACGGCGCAGTCGGTGCAGGTTATCAGTAATAAGCTGATTAACGCGCGTCAGGCGACATCGCTGGAAGATGCGCTAAAAAACTCCGGCAGTGTGGTGACGGTACAATCTAACCGTGGTACTCCCACCTACTGGATTCGTGGCTTCAATGTGACTTCTGGTGCGACAGACGGCCTTGCCGGATCCAGTAATTCTGGAATTGGTCAGGGAACGGCTATTGACGGTATTGAACGCGTCGAGGTATTGAAAGGGCCTCAGTCGGTGCTGACAGGGAGCAGTTCTGCCGCTGGAACCATTAATATCGTGCGCAAAAAGCCCGTGACGGAGACGATTCGACGCGTCAAAGTTGAGGCTGCACGTTACGGTGAATTCAAAACAGCCCTGGATCTCGGTGGCGCGCTTACGGATGATAAGGCCTTTAGCTACCGTCTAAATGCTTCGACGATGAAGTCCAGCCAGTCTTATCCTGACTTCAACGGCAGCCACAACGACTATCTGGCTCCGGCATTCTCGTGGAAAGGTGACAGCACGCGACTGACGGTAGGCGCGGAAGTTAACCAGCTTCGCGATTCTGGCCCAGCGGGGACGTTTTATAGCAATGGGAGGGTACAAAAGCTCCCTGTCTATCGTCTGGGCGATAAGGACGATCATAACAAGCTGAAAACCACGAATGCTTATTACGAGTTTGAACAGGATCTGCCGCAAGGGTGGTCGTTCAATAGTAAGGCTGGTTTCCAGAGTGCCTCTATGCAGGCAAAAATGAATGAAACCCTGCAAATTAATAATGATGGCAGCAAAATTAGCCACCCATTGGCCTATAAATCTACTAACCAGAACTGGACCCTGCAAAACGATTTCCGTGGCAAAGTGGAATTGGGACCGGTTACCCAAACGTTGCTGATAGGGCATGATTACCAATACGGACGTTTTACCAGCTACGATGGCGACTTTGTTTTGCTAAACACTGGCAATGTCTACAATCCTGATTCGCTGGTCTATCCCGGTATCGGTGAACCGACAAATCAAACCTATAGCACGAAGCTAATCCAGAGCGGCTTCCTGTTGCAGGATCAAATCGATCTGTGGGAAAGATGGCACGCCCAGCTTGCCCTGAAGCATTCCAGTTGGAATAACTCTTATCTGGTGGGAACGCGAACCTCGAATTATTCCACCAGCAAATGGATTCCCAATTACGGCCTGAGTTTTGATATTACGCCCGATATTACGATTTATGCCAATTTACTCAATAGCTTCAGCGGTAATGCGCAGGTAAGCCGCACGGGGGAAACGCTGCCGCCAACGACGGGGAAATCGAAAGAAGCGGGGCTTAAGTTTAATTTGTTAGATGATGATCTGACATTGACGACAGCTTTCTTCAGCCTGAAACAGCAAAATCTTGTGATATTCCAGAATGGGATCGCGGTCGGTACGGAAGGACGTGAAACACAAGGTTTTGATGTTGATTTGAATGGTACTGTGCTGCCAGGGTGGGATGTGACAGCCAGTTATACCTATTCGGATAATAAAGATCCTTCTTTGGTTCAGTCACAGGGATCGCCACGCCATGCCAGTAACGTCTGGACATCCTATGAAATTCAGTCAGGGCGTTTGCAGGGCGCTGGGGCGTCTGTTGGGGTGAGCGGAACGTCACGCGCCAGTAGTGGACGTGGTGCGCAATCCTTTGATATCGGCAGCCAATACTCAACGGATGCCTCCGTCTTCTATCGCCAACCATCATGGTCGCTGACGCTGGGCGTCAATAACGTTTTCGATCGCGATATTTATTATCCGTCATCGACACGTTCGTGGGTTGGGATAAAAGATGGGCGGATCTGGCGTCTCACCGGAACCTATTCGTTCTGATAATCCGTTCAACGAATCACGAGAACGGGCATTCACACGAATCAGCAGGTAGAGACGGCGCATGAACGCAAGAGAGACAAGTACGGCAAGACCGGGTATCGGCCAGATCCTTATACCCTATTGGCTGACGTCGGAGAAATATCTGGCGCTGCTTATTCTGGCGATGATTATTAGCATCAATCTGGGGACGGCTTACATTAGCGTGGAGGCGAATCGTGTATCGGGAAAATTCACCGATGCGCTGATTGGGCTGGATTGGGAGCAAATAAAACCGCTGTTTATCTTCAGCTTTGTGCTCGGTTTGAGCGCGATGATGCTGAGATGGATAAACGTACTGGGTCAAGGCTATCTTGCGCTGCGTTGGCGTACCTGGATGACGCTTCACTATATTCGGCGCTGGACGGGGACATCGGCTTATTACGCTATCGAGAGGGAAGGGGCGCTGTCGAATATCGATCAGCGCATCGCCGATGATGTTAATGAGCTGGTCTCTGCCTCGCTGAATTTTTTTCTTAGCCTCATTTCGGTTGTCATCAGCACCGTAACGTACACGGCGCTGCTGTGGTCCGTTTCCGGGGTGCTGCGTTTCTCGTTTATGGGCAGCGACTGGGCGATATCCGGCTATATGGTTTACGCCCTTTATATTGAATACTTTTTGCAAATTTTGCTGTCGCACTGGCTCGGTAAGGCATTGATAAAGCTGAACATGAACCAGCAGAATGCGGAAGGTGACTTCCGTTTTCTGGGCGTTCAGTTACGTGAAAATGCCGAGCAGATTGCTTTCTATCAGGGAGGTGCACGCGAAGGTGAACGGCTTACTCAGCGGTTTGCGCGCGTGCGTGATAACGCGTTGTCCGTGTTGCTGCGTGGCTTCAAAGTCTCGTTTGGTCAGAGCCTGTTTAGTCAT
The genomic region above belongs to Pectobacterium colocasium and contains:
- a CDS encoding TonB-dependent siderophore receptor; protein product: MKKRNAASPALGLSFKKRLFFTNMLAINSALFVGATAVPVSVYAAGENDTIAFSIPAGDLQKGLLAIANQSKQTLSFNPALVANYQSAALNGNYSTRQAILRLLQGTPLLLTTTDNGTLTIVSSRANDAEVAQANDKTLPAITVSAESEDETVLNPGTSSSALRTSTSLQQTAQSVQVISNKLINARQATSLEDALKNSGSVVTVQSNRGTPTYWIRGFNVTSGATDGLAGSSNSGIGQGTAIDGIERVEVLKGPQSVLTGSSSAAGTINIVRKKPVTETIRRVKVEAARYGEFKTALDLGGALTDDKAFSYRLNASTMKSSQSYPDFNGSHNDYLAPAFSWKGDSTRLTVGAEVNQLRDSGPAGTFYSNGRVQKLPVYRLGDKDDHNKLKTTNAYYEFEQDLPQGWSFNSKAGFQSASMQAKMNETLQINNDGSKISHPLAYKSTNQNWTLQNDFRGKVELGPVTQTLLIGHDYQYGRFTSYDGDFVLLNTGNVYNPDSLVYPGIGEPTNQTYSTKLIQSGFLLQDQIDLWERWHAQLALKHSSWNNSYLVGTRTSNYSTSKWIPNYGLSFDITPDITIYANLLNSFSGNAQVSRTGETLPPTTGKSKEAGLKFNLLDDDLTLTTAFFSLKQQNLVIFQNGIAVGTEGRETQGFDVDLNGTVLPGWDVTASYTYSDNKDPSLVQSQGSPRHASNVWTSYEIQSGRLQGAGASVGVSGTSRASSGRGAQSFDIGSQYSTDASVFYRQPSWSLTLGVNNVFDRDIYYPSSTRSWVGIKDGRIWRLTGTYSF